In a single window of the Coffea eugenioides isolate CCC68of chromosome 3, Ceug_1.0, whole genome shotgun sequence genome:
- the LOC113764888 gene encoding glyoxysomal fatty acid beta-oxidation multifunctional protein MFP-a, with protein MSSRNPKGRTTIEVGADGVAVITIFNPPVNSLSLDVLNSLKESYEQALRRDDVKAIVVTGSNGKFSGGFDITAFGGIQEGKFPAPKPGFVSIEILSDTVDAARKPSVAAIDGLALGGGLEVAMACHARISTSNAQLGLPELQLGILPGFGGTQRLPRLVGLAKSLEMMLMSKPVKGEEALSLGLVDEIATPDQLLATARRWALEILERKRPWVSSLYKTDKLESLAEVKEILKFARAQIRKQAPNLTHPLVCIDVVEEGIISGPRAGLFKEAEAFQVLLHSDTCKSLVHIFFAQRGTTKVPGITDRGLAPRRIKKVAILGGGLMGSGIATALILSNYPVILKEVNEKFLQAGIDRVRANLQSRVKKGKMTQEKFEKNLSLLKGVLDYDSFRDVDMVIEAVIENVSLKQQIFADLEKYCPSHCILASNTSTIDLNLIGEKTRSHDRIIGAHFFSPAHVMPLLEIVRTQKTSPQVIVDLLDVGKKIKKTPVVVGNCTGFAVNRMFFPYTQAALLLVERGTDVYKIDRAINKFGLPMGPFRLCDLVGFGVAIATGSQFVLNFPERTYKSMLIPLMQEDKRAGETTRRGFYVYDNKRKASPDPEIKKYIEKSREMSGVKIDPKLTKLSDKDIVEMIFFPVVNEACRVLAEGIAVKSADLDISAVMGMGFPPYRGGILFWADTFGSKYICSRLEEWANLYGGFFKPCAYLADRAAKGAPLGSTSDPAQSRL; from the exons ATGAGCAGCAGAAACCCAAAGGGAAGAACAACAATTGAGGTTGGAGCTGATGGGGTTGCTGTGATCACCATCTTTAATCCTCCTGTCAATTCTCTTTCTTTGGATG TGTTAAACAGCTTAAAAGAGAGTTACGAACAAGCTTTGCGGAGAGATGATGTGAAGGCAATTGTTGTCACAG GCTCAAATGGAAAATTCTCGGGGGGCTTTGACATCACAGCTTTCGGTGGAATTCAAGAGGGAAAAT TCCCTGCGCCAAAACCTGGTTTCGTGTCAATTGAGATCCTCAGTGATACTGTGGATG CTGCGAGAAAGCCCTCTGTGGCTGCTATTGATGGCCTCGCCTTAGGCGGAGGGTTAGAAGTTGCAATG GCTTGCCATGCACGTATATCAACTTCAAATGCTCAATTAGGATTACCGGAGCTGCAGCTTGGTATACTTCCTGGGTTTGGAG GAACGCAGCGCCTTCCTCGCCTTGTAGGTCTTGCCAAGTCTCTTGAAATGATGCTG ATGTCAAAGCCTGTAAAAGGGGAAGAAGCTCTTAGTTTAGGGCTTGTGGATGAAATAGCTACACCAGATCAACTGCTGGCTACTGCTCGTCGCTGGGCACTTGAAATTTTGGAGCGAAAAAGACCTTGGGTTTCTAGCCTTTATAAGACTGATAAGTTAGAATCTCTTGCTGAGGTTAAGGAAATACTGAAGTTTGCACGAGCTCAAATACGTAAGCAGGCTCCAAATCTCACACATCCATTGGTTTGCATTGATGTTGTGGAGGAAGGTATTATTTCAGGTCCTCGTGCTGGCCTTTTCAAG GAAGCTGAAGCATTTCAAGTTCTCCTTCACTCAGACACTTGTAAGAGTTTGGTCCACATTTTCTTTGCTCAACGTGGAACGACAAAG GTTCCAGGAATCACTGACCGAGGTTTGGCTCCTAGAAGGATAAAAAAGGTTGCAATTCTTGGTGGTGGCTTAATGGGTTCTGGAATAGCAACAGCGCTGATCCTCAGTAATTATCCTGTGATCCTAAAAGAAGTCAATGAGAAATTTCTACAGGCTGGGATTGATAGAGTGAGAG CCAATTTGCAAAGTCGAGTCAAGAAAGGGAAAATGACTCAAGAGAAGTTTGAGAAGAATCTTTCTCTACTCAAAGGTGTCCTTGATTATGATAGCTTTAGAGATGTGGACATGGTCATAGAG GCTGTGATTGAGAACGTATCTTTGAAGCAGCAAATATTTGCAGATTTAGAGAAGTATTGCCCTTCTCATTGCATACTTGCGAGTAACACATCCACAATTGACTTAAATCTGATTGGTGAGAAGACCAGGTCTCACGATAGGATCATTGGAGCCCATTTTTTCAG TCCAGCTCATGTTATGCCTCTTTTGGAAATTGTTCGTACCCAAAAGACATCTCCTCAAGTAATTGTGGACTTGTTAGATGTTGGGAAGAAGATAAAGAAAACCCCAGTTGTTGTTGGAAATTGCACTGGATTTGCTGTCAATAGGATGTTTTTCCCTTACACTCAAGCTGCCCTATTGCTTGTTGAACGTGGTACGGATGTGTACAAGATTGATAGAGCAATCAACAAATTTGGACTGCCAATGGGTCCTTTCAG ATTGTGTGACCTGGTTGGATTTGGTGTTGCAATCGCAACCGGCTCTCAGTTTGTCTTAAATTTTCCTGAGAGAACTTATAAGTCGATGCTTATTCCACTCATGCAAGAAGATAAGAGAGCAG GTGAAACTACTCGAAGAGGGTTCTATGTATATGATAACAAACGCAAAGCCAGCCCTGATCCAGAAATAAAGAAGTATATTGAGAAATCAAGAGAGATGTCTGGTGTTAAGATTGACCCGAAg TTGACAAAATTATCAGATAAGGATATTGTGGAGATGATATTCTTCCCTGTGGTAAATGAGGCATGCCGGGTACTTGCTGAAGGGATTGCAGTCAAATCTGCTGATCTTGACATTTCTGCCGTGATGGGAATGGGATTCCCACCTTACAG GGGAGGAATTTTGTTT